Part of the Nicotiana tabacum cultivar K326 chromosome 20, ASM71507v2, whole genome shotgun sequence genome, attattttttggagcgtctaaaaatatatatttttcgaaTTTAAATGACTAACATgccataagagaaatatcaaaagAGGTATATTGCTGACTATTAGTTATACATGCATGCATATGACCTAAAATTGCTTGAATTGTTTTGATTTCTAGGCGGATCTTGTCAACCTAGACATATGTTGCAATGTCCCTAGCTCATCTAGATCTATAGATACTCCTAACTTAACCTTATAATATCAAATTACACATATTACGATTGTATATGCTTGAGTGGATAAAAATTAAGTGAGAATATATATATGGTTAAGTGAGAAATACGTGTATGATACACAAGTTTTgcattcatttatttatttaaacacgGGATGCGAAAGTTTTGCATCAGAATGTAGTTATGATGTCTGAGCTTTTAGTGATCGCTGACGATCGGATCTGGTTGTATTTGACCAATAAGGATCGTATTAGGATATTTAGCGACCAGATTTCCCCTGGCTAAATGTTCTTTTTCTTGTAGTGACACTTGAGATTAAGATGCCTAGTCACTTCCATGTTTCTTTTTttaagaattaacccaaatagctgctcacctaatctcttaaactaaaaatagccagctgatatataatttatgtattatatatgtatatatttgtataatcattatataatctatgtatatctgctagaaaaagtaaacattgAATCTAGCAAGCTATTTGTGTAAGAATCCCTTCTTTTTTACTATATTGTACTAATTTTCCAAGACAAATTTACATAATTGAacaagcattagggttttcatCACTAAACATAGAAGTGAATATCTCAGAAGGggtatttggaatttgaagagcTTGAGGATCAATCTTGACATAACCAGAAGGTGCCTTCTTATCATATACTCCAACAGCATAAGGATTTGATActaaattatatttaatatatGGCCAGATTTCAGCTTTCTTTCCAGTTTTCTGTACTTTCTTTAATACCTTGCTTTTTTCTACATAACCAGTCACTGTCACCCTGCTATCTTTTCTGTTTATTTCCACTGATTTCACGCCTAAAAGATAGAAATATAGAAGAAAAAATTAAGTTTCAATCTAAACGGGAATCATGTATTGTCAGGTGGTGGAATAGAAATTTTCGgtaaggggtgtcaaaatataaaaaaattaagggGATTCAATTTATAGTATATGCATACATTTTTTTTACACCTAAcaatatattttaattttcctGCGAAGGGGTATCAATTGACACCCACTAGCAGTTGATAGATATATATTTTGTTCGGACTTTTCGAAAATTAATGTTGCCGAATTTATGTCGGATCTTCCAAAAATGAACCGCTTTAGAAAGATCCGACATGTACCCAGTGATATTTTTGAAGAGTTCGAACAACATCGACAGTAAATTAACATGGAGAGTGAGTAGAATATGACAAGGACATTGTAGCTATCATAAGAAGTAGCCtataataaatatgaaaaagcagGTTTGTGATTGGAAATAAAAGGGCCTATAtattgtttatttttttcttattatatATGTCTATTTAATTTTGTTTGTTGAGAACACAAGGTGCATTTATGAAAGATGTGTGTGTGTAGCACCAAAATAATAGTAATAGAAAAAGTTGATGGGTGAAAAAGTAAAAACTGGAAGTATCAAGAACCTAGATAATTTAATCCTCATCTTCTAGATAATTTTGAGACTAACAATCACATTATAAAGAAGGATACATAAAAGGCTGAACTAATTAATTTTAGTCGGGAATCAAACAAAttttttaagagtttaatttacaTACACTAATATATGAAAGTATTTTTACATTATCAAGTTCACCTTAAAAATTATTACAGATAACTGCTCATAAAATATCAGATTAATAACTTATAGAGAACAAGACAATTAACCTACAATAGGTTAAAAATATGAAAGGATGAACCTTTAATGGAGGAAACCGCATTTCTGACTTTCCTTTCACAGCCATCGCAGTCCATTTTTACCTTTATTTCAACTGTCTGAAAATTGTTTAGCAAAATGAGATAAAAAGATCATCCAATTAATCATATATATTATCATCCTCCATATAGAGATATACTATCATCCGATCATAGACACAAAAACAACAGCTATTATTATTACGCGTTAATATCAAACAAGTTAAGGTCGACTATGCACACGCATGTACCGTACTGATCATGTTTCTCTATTTACGCTCATATCATACCATATGATATAAGAAAGGGTTTCGCCGTCAGACAGCgaaattacttttaaaaaaaatatcataCCAACACTATACCGATGTAAGAAAAATAATACTATAAAAAGATAAAGATATAGATAAAATGAGGAGTAAACAAGTGCACCTGCATGGTTTTGTGTTTTTTACTCTTTCTTTTACTTGAAACTTCACATATTTCTGATATATGATACATAAAccccatttttttttgtttcttaccTCTTCCTTATAATTAATTATTCCCTTTTCTATTTTCCCAGAAGAAGAAATAAGAGTGTGGGTGCGGGTGGCTGAAGGAGGAGAGGAGATATATGGTTAACTTGGTTCTATAATATgcctatatttataccaaaagTTTTGTGGAAGAAGACTCTGAGAAAATGACTTGTCTTTCTACTAAACATACGATGGATTCAGAGCGGAGCTAGTGTATTAGCTACTTGTTGGGGCGAATTCAATATCTTTTATTTATACCctgtatttgtattaagaaatttataaattatataattacgGTCTCAATAACTAAGACAAGCTATGAGTTTCGATGACAAGTCCGAAACATATAAACTTTAAATCCTAACTCTGTCTTTGATGGACGCCCAAGTATTTCAACCTAGATAATGGGACAAGTTAGAGGGAATTTACTTGGCCACAAATAATTAATCAATAACTAAATGGAATTGgtgattttttcaaaaaaatatataatattttgaaacTTAATTTACTTGCCACTAGATCTTGCATTCTATATTTATTGTTTCCATTAAATGTTGCATCTCCCCTTAGATTCTTGGACGTGATTATTTTTGATAGTTTTTAGTCCAAAAATGCAGCATTTACTAGTGCTAGCTTTCATAATAATGTCCATAGGCCCCTTTCAcaattataaaatatattaattgATTCTGACACTCATGTACATTTATGAATATAGTTCCCAATTGTTACCCACAAGGCTATTACCTCATCCATATGAAGTCGCCTTTATTAAAAAGCGCTTTAAAATATCACCGGTCTAAGACTTTAAGGTGTAAATTTAAATTTAGTTGGGCTCTAACAGAATATGGACGCCAGAGTGAGAAACCCAAAATAAATTCGCAAAATGTTGTCCTTTACAAGAAGTTCTTTAAGTCTGCAACTATTAAAAGATTTAAGATTAATCAAGAAAAAGGGATGCCACATGTATGTTTCCCGAGTTATAAGTTACTTTggttttctttttatgtttctttcttaTTCAATTATTAACTAAAAGTGGGTAACACCAACGAAGCTTTGCTTATATTTAATGAGATGAATGAATTATCTAAGAACTTATAGGTGCTGAAtgttacacctcctttttcccgaagggataggggagttttttcaatttaagtgacataaatcgaaataaaattatttatttatttcagagtcgccacttgggataatttatggtgtcccaagtcaccgatttattttaaatcccaaatcgagaaaattgactTTTATTTATGGTCTGTgcacacagaagaccgggtaagaaattttgttaacccgggagaaggtgtgaagcactcccgaattccgtggttttagcacggtcgcccAACTGTTAATAactggcctaattatctgatttagtGCA contains:
- the LOC107826775 gene encoding heavy metal-associated isoprenylated plant protein 20, yielding MGFMYHISEICEVSSKRKSKKHKTMQTVEIKVKMDCDGCERKVRNAVSSIKGVKSVEINRKDSRVTVTGYVEKSKVLKKVQKTGKKAEIWPYIKYNLVSNPYAVGVYDKKAPSGYVKIDPQALQIPNTPSEIFTSMFSDENPNACSIM